In the Flavobacterium pallidum genome, one interval contains:
- a CDS encoding guided entry of tail-anchored proteins factor 1: MKKHITIAAASIFSLMLLGSCKNESKDIEDAKDDVIEARQDEQIAKEQADAAQTDSVSDYARLKAETNKLIADNKTRIAEFKVKLKTESAANQAKFEKQIDKLEAKNEELQKDLDNWANKGKERWDAFKERVQKSVDDVNKDIDDYKKEHNY; encoded by the coding sequence ATGAAAAAGCATATTACGATTGCAGCTGCATCCATCTTTTCACTCATGCTATTGGGTTCCTGTAAAAATGAGTCAAAAGACATTGAAGATGCCAAAGATGATGTCATCGAGGCAAGGCAGGATGAGCAGATTGCAAAAGAACAGGCTGATGCAGCACAAACCGATTCTGTTTCTGATTATGCCAGACTCAAAGCAGAAACCAACAAGTTAATTGCCGACAATAAAACGCGCATTGCAGAGTTTAAAGTAAAACTGAAAACCGAATCAGCCGCAAACCAGGCTAAATTCGAGAAGCAGATTGACAAGCTCGAAGCCAAAAACGAGGAATTGCAGAAAGACCTCGATAACTGGGCGAACAAAGGAAAAGAGCGCTGGGATGCCTTCAAGGAACGCGTCCAAAAAAGTGTCGATGACGTCAATAAAGACATTGACGATTACAAAAAAGAACACAATTATTAA
- the gloA2 gene encoding SMU1112c/YaeR family gloxylase I-like metalloprotein gives MLKINRIHHIAILCSDYEVSKYFYTKVLGLEIIRETYRAERDSHKLDLCMNGDYCIELFSFPSPPVRITRPEATGLRHLAFEVDNVLDAVKYFSSLNVASEPLRTDELTGKKFTFIADPDKLPIEFYEK, from the coding sequence ATGCTTAAGATCAACCGCATCCACCACATTGCCATTCTCTGTTCAGACTATGAAGTGTCGAAATATTTTTATACGAAAGTACTCGGACTGGAGATCATCAGGGAAACTTATCGTGCCGAACGCGATTCGCATAAACTCGATTTATGCATGAACGGCGATTATTGCATCGAACTGTTTTCATTCCCGTCGCCGCCCGTAAGGATTACGAGGCCCGAAGCCACGGGACTGCGCCACCTCGCATTTGAAGTTGACAATGTACTCGATGCTGTAAAATATTTTTCATCCCTTAATGTTGCGTCAGAACCCTTACGCACTGATGAACTTACAGGAAAAAAATTCACCTTTATTGCAGATCCGGACAAATTACCGATCGAATTTTATGAGAAGTAA